The proteins below are encoded in one region of Tsuneonella sp. CC-YZS046:
- a CDS encoding isopenicillin N synthase family dioxygenase — MDSPALPVLSLADPAGAFAEAIGRSFRQFGFALVRDHGLDRDLVARAWALTKAFFALPDAEKRRYHVPGIAGARGYTPFGTEIAKGATRHDLKEFWHVGRDLPAGHPLESVMPANIWPLSPEGFEQTLGALFSEMDRVGGLLLSRIALHLKLAEDWFRPATKDGNSILRLLHYPPVEDDAQGAIRAEAHEDINLITLLLGAEESGLQLLDRNGAWIDVAPPEGTLVVNIGDMLQRLTNHVLPSTTHRVRNPSGPAAGRSRYAMPFFLHLRSDFLIRTLPQCIGSGNPDRYPEPITADAYLQQRLREIGLAKP, encoded by the coding sequence ATGGACTCTCCCGCACTTCCCGTTCTGTCCCTTGCCGATCCGGCCGGCGCCTTTGCCGAAGCAATCGGACGCAGCTTTCGCCAATTCGGCTTCGCGCTCGTCCGCGACCATGGGCTGGACCGGGATCTGGTCGCCCGGGCCTGGGCCTTGACCAAGGCGTTCTTCGCCTTGCCGGACGCGGAGAAGCGCCGCTACCATGTGCCGGGCATTGCAGGCGCACGCGGCTATACCCCGTTCGGAACCGAAATAGCCAAGGGCGCCACTCGCCATGACCTGAAGGAGTTCTGGCATGTCGGGCGCGATCTTCCCGCCGGGCATCCTCTGGAATCGGTCATGCCGGCCAATATCTGGCCCCTTTCGCCCGAAGGATTCGAACAAACCCTCGGCGCGCTGTTTTCGGAGATGGACCGCGTCGGCGGGCTTCTTCTATCCCGCATCGCGCTACATCTGAAACTTGCGGAAGATTGGTTCCGGCCCGCGACCAAGGACGGCAACTCGATATTGCGTCTCCTCCATTACCCGCCCGTCGAGGATGATGCGCAAGGCGCGATCCGGGCCGAAGCGCATGAGGACATCAATCTCATCACCTTGCTGCTCGGGGCAGAGGAATCCGGGCTTCAACTGCTCGACCGCAATGGCGCGTGGATCGACGTCGCGCCTCCGGAAGGCACGCTGGTGGTCAATATCGGCGACATGCTCCAGCGCCTCACCAATCACGTCCTCCCATCAACCACGCACAGGGTGCGAAATCCTTCCGGGCCAGCGGCCGGACGCAGCCGCTATGCCATGCCGTTCTTCCTGCATTTGCGCAGCGACTTCCTGATCCGCACCCTTCCCCAATGCATCGGCAGCGGCAATCCCGATCGCTATCCCGAACCGATCACCGCCGACGCCTATCTCCAGCAAAGGCTCAGGGAAATCGGGCTGGCCAAACCCTGA
- a CDS encoding EVE domain-containing protein, whose translation MAKSYWLMKSEPDAYSWDDLMAEGEGTWDGVRNHRAANNLRAMKPGDQAFFYHSNIGKEIVGIVEISAGGIVDPTDPEGKWAAVKVKPVRKLGRAVTLREIKANPTLADMELVRLSRLSVAEIKPTEWQEVLRMSGE comes from the coding sequence ATGGCAAAAAGCTATTGGCTGATGAAGTCCGAACCCGACGCCTATAGCTGGGACGATCTCATGGCCGAAGGGGAAGGGACCTGGGATGGGGTGCGCAATCATCGGGCCGCGAACAATCTGCGCGCGATGAAGCCGGGCGATCAGGCGTTCTTCTATCACTCCAATATCGGCAAGGAGATTGTCGGCATTGTCGAGATCAGCGCAGGGGGGATCGTCGACCCGACCGATCCTGAGGGGAAATGGGCGGCGGTGAAGGTGAAGCCGGTGCGCAAGCTGGGCCGGGCGGTCACGCTTCGGGAGATCAAGGCCAACCCGACGCTGGCCGATATGGAGCTGGTCCGCCTGTCCCGCCTTTCAGTGGCCGAGATAAAGCCCACGGAATGGCAGGAAGTGCTCAGGATGTCAGGCGAGTGA
- a CDS encoding MFS transporter, whose product MTTSTHLLARRRFLPLFVTQLLNAFNDNLYKNAMVLFVVYSVYNSEAEEAKFSAIASGLFILPFFVLSALAGQLADMRDKAKIIRTVKFCEILIMVCGAAGLVLAWMDQMTEAVAIPLMLAALFAMGIHSTFFGPIKYAILPQHLRKEEVLAGTGLVEAGTYLAVLGGTILAGWIPVEWAAACVIVTAVIGYITSQEVPAAPPAIASQPLDWHLLRSSVTLVRNTMHDACVFYAILAISFFWTIGAVLFIQFPPLAKNVLMASKEVASLFLVIFSVGVAVGSMSINSLLKGTVSARFAPASVLVMGCFVAAFYFVCRAWPAPESAELHSIGAFIALPLAIPLLLTLLGIAIAGGMFVVPLYAFLTTKVDPSQAARTIAANNIVNSGAMVGGSLLAVGLSAAGVAVVDQLLLSAAMCIVSAWLGQMLYKAECAQLPA is encoded by the coding sequence ATGACGACATCGACACATCTTCTCGCCCGGCGGCGTTTCCTTCCGCTGTTCGTGACCCAACTGCTCAACGCATTCAACGACAATCTCTACAAGAACGCGATGGTGCTGTTCGTCGTCTACAGCGTCTATAATTCCGAAGCGGAAGAAGCGAAATTCAGCGCCATCGCCTCGGGGCTGTTCATCCTGCCCTTTTTCGTCCTATCGGCCCTTGCCGGGCAACTTGCGGACATGCGGGACAAGGCGAAGATCATCCGCACGGTGAAGTTCTGCGAAATACTGATAATGGTTTGCGGCGCCGCCGGGCTGGTGCTTGCCTGGATGGATCAGATGACCGAAGCGGTGGCGATCCCGCTGATGCTGGCCGCATTGTTCGCCATGGGCATCCACTCGACCTTTTTCGGTCCGATCAAATACGCGATCCTGCCGCAGCACCTCAGGAAGGAAGAGGTGCTGGCCGGGACCGGACTGGTGGAAGCAGGCACCTATCTGGCGGTGCTGGGCGGGACCATCCTTGCCGGCTGGATTCCGGTGGAATGGGCGGCGGCCTGCGTCATCGTGACTGCCGTGATCGGCTATATCACCAGCCAGGAAGTCCCCGCCGCACCGCCGGCCATCGCCAGCCAGCCGCTCGATTGGCACCTGCTGCGATCGTCAGTCACCCTGGTGCGCAACACGATGCACGATGCCTGCGTCTTTTACGCCATTCTCGCGATCAGCTTCTTCTGGACCATTGGCGCCGTGCTGTTCATCCAGTTCCCGCCGCTGGCCAAGAACGTCCTGATGGCCAGCAAGGAAGTGGCCAGCCTGTTTCTCGTGATCTTCTCGGTCGGGGTGGCCGTCGGCTCGATGTCGATCAATTCGCTCCTCAAGGGCACGGTTTCAGCTCGCTTCGCCCCTGCCTCGGTGCTGGTGATGGGTTGCTTCGTCGCGGCCTTCTATTTCGTCTGCCGGGCATGGCCTGCCCCCGAAAGCGCGGAATTGCACTCAATCGGGGCCTTCATTGCGCTCCCGCTGGCGATTCCCCTGCTGCTGACCCTGCTCGGAATCGCCATTGCCGGCGGGATGTTCGTGGTGCCGCTTTATGCGTTTCTCACCACCAAGGTCGATCCGTCGCAGGCGGCGCGCACCATTGCCGCGAACAATATCGTGAACTCCGGGGCGATGGTGGGCGGGTCGCTGCTCGCCGTGGGGCTGAGCGCGGCGGGCGTGGCGGTGGTCGATCAGTTGCTGCTCAGCGCCGCGATGTGCATCGTATCGGCATGGCTCGGGCAGATGCTCTACAAGGCCGAATGCGCCCAATTGCCGGCTTAG
- the pgsA gene encoding CDP-diacylglycerol--glycerol-3-phosphate 3-phosphatidyltransferase, translating to MLTLPNILTLSRIVAIPLLVALLWWPAWSSGYAAAFVVYCLMGITDYFDGYLARTSGTVSKLGIFLDPIADKIMVAGVILMLTANGDIAGWHVIAALVILLREIAVSGLREFLAGVQVSVPVSRLAKWKTTLQLVSLGALILAGGTPHWPLPYQVGIVSLWGAAILTVLTGWDYLRVGLKHMD from the coding sequence ATGCTGACATTGCCGAATATACTCACTCTCTCGCGCATCGTTGCGATTCCACTTCTGGTCGCGCTGCTGTGGTGGCCCGCATGGTCGAGCGGTTATGCCGCGGCGTTTGTCGTGTACTGCCTGATGGGCATAACGGACTATTTTGACGGCTATCTTGCGCGCACCAGCGGAACCGTCTCGAAATTGGGGATTTTCCTCGATCCGATCGCCGACAAGATCATGGTCGCCGGCGTGATTCTGATGCTGACCGCCAATGGCGACATCGCCGGCTGGCACGTGATCGCCGCGCTGGTGATTCTCCTGCGGGAGATTGCCGTGTCCGGCCTGCGGGAATTCCTGGCCGGAGTGCAGGTATCGGTTCCCGTGTCCCGCCTGGCGAAATGGAAGACGACGCTTCAGCTGGTTTCGCTGGGCGCCCTGATCCTCGCGGGCGGAACTCCGCATTGGCCCCTGCCGTATCAGGTAGGGATCGTCAGCCTGTGGGGCGCGGCGATCCTTACCGTGCTGACGGGGTGGGATTATCTGCGGGTCGGCCTGAAGCACATGGATTGA
- a CDS encoding hydrogen peroxide-inducible genes activator, whose translation MSTYLPTLKQLQYLVALHEHGHFGRAAESCFVSQSTLSAGLRELESLLGVTLVERSRRVVRFTPLGNAVVEKAHRLLREAEELSELVQSAGQPLAGELRMSVIPTIAPFLLPRILPRLRKERPQLKLFLREETSADAIESLHHGRADCVLLALPFATGDVDKEIIGQDALYVAFPKDDPRDPPDEVPPTMIDEGRLLLLEDGHCLREHALAACNRPELRASATMIGTSLHTLVQMVDNGLGVTMLPEMALDAGILHETEVVARPLKAKNASREIALVWRRNSPRSDEFRLLAEELRAG comes from the coding sequence ATGAGCACATATCTGCCTACGCTCAAACAGCTCCAATATCTCGTCGCGCTACATGAACATGGCCATTTCGGCCGCGCGGCGGAAAGCTGTTTCGTTTCGCAATCCACGCTTTCGGCAGGCTTACGCGAACTCGAATCGCTGTTGGGCGTGACCCTGGTGGAGCGCAGCAGGAGAGTGGTGCGCTTCACGCCGCTCGGCAATGCGGTGGTCGAGAAGGCGCATCGCCTGCTGCGCGAGGCCGAGGAGCTTTCCGAGCTGGTCCAGTCCGCCGGGCAGCCGCTGGCGGGCGAATTGAGGATGAGCGTGATCCCCACCATCGCGCCGTTCCTGCTGCCCCGCATCCTGCCCCGGCTGCGCAAGGAACGCCCGCAGCTCAAGCTGTTCCTGCGCGAGGAAACCAGCGCGGATGCGATCGAATCGCTCCATCACGGGCGCGCCGATTGCGTTCTTCTGGCCCTGCCTTTCGCGACCGGCGACGTGGACAAGGAAATAATCGGCCAGGACGCGCTTTACGTAGCCTTTCCCAAGGACGATCCCCGCGACCCGCCGGACGAGGTGCCGCCCACGATGATCGACGAGGGCAGGCTGCTGCTGCTGGAGGACGGGCATTGCCTGAGGGAACATGCGCTGGCCGCCTGCAACCGCCCGGAACTGCGCGCGAGCGCGACGATGATCGGCACCAGCCTGCATACGCTGGTCCAGATGGTCGACAATGGGCTTGGCGTGACCATGTTGCCCGAAATGGCGCTGGATGCCGGCATCCTGCATGAAACCGAAGTGGTCGCACGCCCGCTCAAGGCGAAGAACGCCAGCCGGGAGATCGCTCTCGTGTGGCGCAGAAATTCTCCGAGAAGCGACGAATTCCGGCTTCTGGCGGAGGAATTGCGAGCGGGGTGA
- the rnd gene encoding ribonuclease D has product MKIHDLITTTAELADLCARLAKADYVAVDTEFMRENTYWPELCLVQIADDKEAAAIDPLAEGIDLAPLLDLLTNNEDVLKVFHAGGQDFEIIYNLTGKTPHPIFDTQVAMMAISQSEQIGYANLVESWLGTTIDKGARFTDWSRRPLTERQIEYAIGDVTYLSRIFPRILKRLRQTGRGAWLDVEMERLADPENYSNNLDEAWHRIRPPSRNAQVLGRLKALAAWREKEAQDKNIPRGRIMRDETLADLASHPPKQQADLAKVRGLSAAWRENDIGRRLMRVLREAEPLPADEMPAKPQRGAPLGKEGALVADLLKLLLKIRTREIDVAARLLARSEELEALAAGMRNLPVLEGWRYEMFGRDALELVEGRLAFAVFEGKLKMTHVDEVTQGIAAG; this is encoded by the coding sequence ATGAAGATACACGATCTGATAACCACCACCGCGGAACTTGCCGATTTGTGCGCACGCCTTGCCAAGGCCGACTATGTCGCGGTGGATACGGAATTCATGCGCGAGAACACCTATTGGCCGGAGCTTTGCCTGGTCCAGATCGCGGATGACAAGGAAGCAGCCGCCATCGACCCGCTGGCGGAAGGGATCGATCTTGCGCCCCTGCTCGATCTGCTGACCAACAACGAGGATGTGCTCAAGGTCTTCCACGCCGGCGGCCAGGATTTCGAGATCATCTACAATCTCACCGGCAAGACCCCGCATCCGATCTTCGACACGCAGGTGGCGATGATGGCGATCAGCCAGTCGGAGCAGATCGGCTATGCCAATCTCGTCGAAAGCTGGCTCGGCACCACGATCGACAAGGGCGCCCGCTTCACCGACTGGTCGCGCCGCCCGCTGACGGAACGCCAGATCGAATATGCGATCGGCGACGTGACCTATCTTTCCAGGATCTTCCCGCGAATCCTGAAACGCCTGCGGCAGACGGGGCGCGGCGCCTGGCTCGACGTGGAGATGGAGCGACTCGCCGATCCGGAAAACTACAGCAACAATCTGGATGAAGCGTGGCACCGCATCCGCCCGCCATCACGCAACGCGCAAGTGCTGGGCCGGCTCAAGGCGCTGGCGGCATGGCGGGAAAAGGAAGCGCAGGACAAGAACATCCCGCGCGGGCGCATCATGCGCGACGAAACCCTGGCGGACCTCGCCAGCCATCCGCCCAAGCAGCAGGCCGATCTCGCCAAGGTGCGCGGGCTGTCGGCCGCGTGGCGGGAAAACGACATCGGCCGGCGGCTGATGCGCGTGCTGCGCGAAGCGGAACCGCTGCCTGCGGACGAGATGCCGGCGAAACCCCAGCGCGGCGCCCCGCTTGGCAAGGAAGGCGCGCTGGTGGCGGACCTGCTCAAGCTGCTGCTCAAGATCCGCACCCGCGAGATCGACGTGGCGGCGAGGCTGCTCGCCCGCAGCGAGGAACTGGAAGCCCTCGCCGCCGGAATGCGCAACCTGCCGGTGCTGGAAGGCTGGCGCTATGAGATGTTCGGCCGCGACGCGCTGGAACTGGTCGAGGGCAGGCTCGCCTTCGCCGTGTTCGAAGGCAAACTGAAGATGACTCATGTCGACGAGGTCACGCAGGGCATCGCCGCCGGATGA
- the aspS gene encoding aspartate--tRNA ligase, which translates to MHLYRTHHCAALSQDNAGETVRLSGWIHRKRDHGGVLFVDLRDHYGITQIVADEDSPALALLDSLRVESVVTIDGEVKRRGPETVNPNLATGAIEVFARAAQVQSRAEELPMPVAGEQEYPEEIRLKYRFLDLRRDTLHANIVKRTRIISDMRTRMADAGFTEYSTPILTASSPEGARDFLVPSRIHNGKFYALPQAPQQYKQLLMVAGFDRYFQIAPCFRDEDPRADRLPGEFYQLDLEMSFVTQEDVWNTMEPVIGGVFEAFAEGRHVTPTGSFPRIPYAEAMLKYGSDKPDLRNPLIISDVTRHFEKSGFGIFERIVGQGGVVRVIPAPNTAEKSRKFFDDMNGWAQSEGHAGLGYVTRKGGEFGGPIAKNHGPERMEELYNELGLGPDDGLFFAAGKEAAAAKLAGAARIRVGEELDLIAQDRFELCWIVDFPFYEWDEEEKRVDFSHNPFSMPQGGLEALRNQDPLTINAYQYDLVCNGYEIASGSIRNHDPETMVAAFEKVGLSKEDVEERFGGLYRAFHYGAPPHGGMAAGVDRVVMLLCGAVNLREITLFPMNQRAEDLLMGAPSPAEPKQLRELGIRIVEPPKQ; encoded by the coding sequence ATGCATCTCTACCGCACCCACCACTGCGCCGCCCTGTCGCAGGACAATGCCGGTGAAACGGTTCGCCTGTCCGGCTGGATTCACCGCAAGCGGGACCATGGCGGGGTTCTGTTCGTCGATCTTCGCGACCATTACGGCATCACCCAGATCGTGGCGGACGAAGACAGCCCGGCGCTGGCCTTGCTGGATTCGCTGCGGGTGGAAAGCGTCGTCACCATCGACGGCGAGGTGAAAAGGCGCGGTCCCGAAACCGTCAATCCCAATCTCGCCACCGGCGCGATCGAGGTGTTCGCGCGTGCGGCGCAAGTGCAATCGCGGGCCGAGGAACTGCCGATGCCGGTGGCCGGGGAGCAGGAGTATCCCGAGGAGATCCGCCTCAAATATCGGTTCCTCGATCTGCGCCGCGACACGCTGCACGCCAATATCGTCAAGCGCACCAGGATCATTTCCGACATGCGCACCCGGATGGCGGACGCTGGCTTCACGGAATATTCCACGCCGATCCTCACCGCTTCCAGCCCGGAAGGCGCGCGGGACTTTCTGGTGCCCAGCCGCATCCATAACGGCAAGTTCTATGCGCTGCCGCAGGCCCCGCAGCAGTACAAGCAGTTGCTGATGGTGGCCGGGTTCGACCGCTATTTCCAGATCGCACCCTGTTTCCGCGACGAGGACCCGCGCGCCGACCGCCTGCCGGGCGAATTCTACCAGCTCGACCTGGAAATGAGCTTCGTCACGCAGGAAGATGTGTGGAACACCATGGAGCCGGTGATCGGCGGAGTGTTCGAGGCTTTCGCCGAGGGCCGGCATGTCACGCCCACCGGCTCGTTTCCGCGCATTCCCTATGCCGAAGCGATGCTGAAATACGGCTCGGACAAGCCGGATCTGCGCAATCCTCTGATTATTTCGGACGTCACCCGCCATTTCGAGAAATCCGGCTTCGGCATTTTCGAGCGGATCGTGGGGCAGGGCGGGGTGGTCCGCGTGATTCCGGCGCCGAACACGGCGGAAAAGAGCCGCAAGTTCTTCGACGACATGAATGGCTGGGCGCAGAGCGAGGGCCATGCCGGGCTTGGCTATGTCACCCGCAAGGGTGGCGAATTCGGCGGTCCGATCGCCAAGAACCACGGGCCGGAGCGGATGGAGGAGCTGTATAACGAGCTTGGCCTCGGCCCGGACGACGGCTTGTTCTTCGCTGCCGGCAAGGAAGCGGCCGCCGCCAAGCTGGCTGGCGCCGCGCGCATCCGGGTGGGCGAGGAACTGGACCTGATCGCCCAGGATCGCTTCGAGCTATGCTGGATCGTCGATTTCCCGTTCTACGAATGGGATGAGGAGGAAAAGCGGGTCGATTTCTCGCACAATCCCTTCTCCATGCCGCAGGGCGGACTGGAAGCATTGCGCAATCAGGACCCGCTGACGATCAACGCCTATCAGTATGACCTCGTCTGCAACGGCTATGAAATCGCTTCCGGCTCGATCCGCAACCACGATCCGGAAACGATGGTCGCCGCGTTCGAGAAGGTGGGGCTGTCGAAGGAAGATGTGGAGGAACGCTTCGGCGGCCTCTATCGCGCGTTCCATTATGGCGCCCCGCCGCATGGCGGCATGGCCGCTGGCGTGGACCGGGTGGTCATGCTGCTTTGCGGCGCGGTCAACCTTCGCGAAATCACGCTGTTCCCGATGAACCAGCGCGCGGAAGACCTGCTGATGGGGGCTCCGTCGCCCGCCGAGCCGAAGCAATTGCGCGAGCTTGGCATTCGGATCGTCGAGCCGCCGAAGCAGTAA
- a CDS encoding glucose 1-dehydrogenase has product MGRLAGKVAVITGGASGIGAACSRLFAQEGAKVVIADIQEPTDPALAGAIKANEASFAFIKTDVMKEEDVAAAIALAESRWGRLDATVACAGVSGQGSDVSLSQDEWDTIMAINARGVFFVHKHAIPAMLKSGGGSITNISSAYGMIGAAGFAAYCASKGAVRLLTKSTAIEHAREGIRCNSIHPGVIETPMLHAIYDGTEDPEATRQLFEAQQPSGRTGRPDDIAWGCVYLASDEAAFVNGAELSIDGGIVAG; this is encoded by the coding sequence ATGGGACGTCTGGCCGGCAAGGTGGCAGTCATAACGGGCGGCGCTTCGGGGATCGGGGCGGCCTGTTCGCGCCTGTTCGCCCAGGAAGGCGCGAAGGTGGTGATCGCCGACATACAGGAGCCGACCGACCCGGCACTGGCCGGGGCGATCAAGGCGAACGAGGCATCCTTCGCCTTCATCAAGACCGATGTGATGAAAGAGGAAGACGTCGCCGCGGCCATCGCGCTGGCTGAGAGCAGATGGGGGCGGCTGGACGCCACGGTGGCCTGCGCCGGCGTTTCCGGGCAAGGCAGCGATGTCTCGCTCAGCCAGGACGAATGGGACACGATCATGGCGATCAATGCGCGCGGCGTGTTCTTCGTCCACAAGCACGCCATTCCGGCCATGCTGAAAAGCGGCGGCGGCTCCATCACCAATATTTCCTCGGCTTACGGAATGATCGGCGCGGCCGGGTTCGCCGCCTATTGCGCGTCGAAGGGCGCGGTCAGGCTGCTGACCAAATCGACCGCCATCGAGCACGCAAGGGAAGGCATCCGCTGCAACTCGATCCATCCCGGCGTCATCGAAACGCCGATGCTGCACGCCATATATGATGGAACCGAGGACCCGGAAGCGACGCGCCAGCTGTTCGAGGCCCAGCAGCCGAGCGGACGCACCGGACGGCCCGACGACATCGCCTGGGGCTGCGTCTATCTCGCTTCGGACGAGGCGGCGTTCGTCAACGGCGCCGAACTCTCCATCGACGGCGGAATCGTGGCGGGCTGA
- a CDS encoding GGDEF domain-containing protein has product MSAPLERSPMPNIRDVDFAYQPIIGTSSLRVHGFEALARIDTSEFSHIHDFLNHSYSIGKLREAETGLLRSAISKFCEFPEKHFVRLFCNVDNRTYDGLPLHKASVVELLEGTGLPAANLCLEISERHPMQSFDTIRQIVEMLMAHGAHVALDDFGIGNSGLHMLLNLEPHYVKIDRTFIAGIASSTRKQAIVAKLCGLAHALGFQTVAEGVENESDFRMSRDIGCDLAQGFHIAKPTTNIRELSVVYGQTLTVSSTPRMSPRVAELLTPVEPVYLDQPLRDVADTFKERPDLRLLPVIDRNRNVQGAVLEEDVRRLMLSDFGRSLLANKGMDTRIGKLLRRCPVADANGTVEAIVNSYVTADGAQGLILISDGHYAGYLNNNAVLRLAAEREVNVAREQNPLTRLAGAESIQRHWDNLLVLKGPRMVAFLDFDNFKAFNDSYGFASGDRALLMFAGLLRRLEKSRGAFVAHIGGDDFLLSMGLPESEGEQAVRDLQLRFAQDVESLYTADDRGKGGITAIDRFGVARFFPLLQISAGVVHLSQNRAGMTREDIVEQLNAAKAAAKRAENGLAVRRLPERKRARASSIQTRNAA; this is encoded by the coding sequence ATGAGCGCGCCGCTAGAACGTTCACCGATGCCGAATATCCGCGATGTGGACTTTGCCTATCAACCGATTATCGGCACATCGTCGCTGCGCGTGCATGGATTTGAGGCACTGGCCCGCATCGATACGAGCGAATTTTCCCACATCCACGACTTTCTCAATCATTCCTATTCCATCGGAAAATTGCGGGAAGCCGAAACCGGCCTGCTGCGCTCGGCCATTTCCAAGTTCTGCGAATTTCCGGAAAAGCATTTCGTCCGGCTGTTCTGCAATGTGGACAACCGGACTTACGATGGCCTGCCGCTCCACAAGGCATCGGTCGTGGAGCTTCTGGAAGGCACGGGGCTTCCCGCCGCCAACCTCTGCCTCGAAATCTCCGAGCGTCACCCCATGCAGTCTTTCGACACGATCCGGCAGATCGTGGAAATGCTGATGGCGCATGGAGCGCATGTCGCGCTGGACGATTTCGGCATCGGCAATTCCGGGCTGCACATGCTGCTCAATCTGGAGCCGCATTACGTGAAGATCGACCGCACCTTCATCGCGGGTATCGCATCCAGCACCCGCAAGCAGGCGATCGTGGCCAAGCTGTGCGGCCTCGCGCACGCGCTGGGCTTCCAGACGGTGGCGGAAGGCGTCGAAAACGAGTCCGATTTCAGGATGTCGCGGGATATTGGCTGCGACCTGGCGCAAGGCTTCCACATAGCGAAGCCCACCACCAACATTCGCGAGCTTTCGGTGGTATATGGGCAGACCCTCACCGTCTCGTCCACGCCTCGAATGTCTCCGCGCGTCGCAGAGCTGCTCACCCCGGTCGAGCCGGTGTATCTCGACCAGCCGCTGCGCGATGTGGCCGACACGTTCAAGGAGCGGCCCGACCTGCGCCTGCTGCCCGTGATCGACCGGAACCGGAACGTGCAGGGCGCAGTGCTGGAGGAAGATGTGCGCCGCCTGATGCTGAGCGATTTCGGGCGCTCGCTGCTCGCAAACAAGGGGATGGATACCAGGATCGGCAAATTGCTGCGCCGCTGCCCGGTTGCGGACGCCAATGGAACGGTCGAAGCGATCGTCAACAGCTATGTCACCGCCGACGGCGCGCAGGGCCTGATTCTGATAAGCGACGGCCACTACGCCGGCTATCTCAACAACAATGCCGTGCTGCGCCTTGCCGCGGAGCGCGAGGTCAATGTCGCGCGGGAGCAGAATCCGCTCACGCGCCTGGCGGGGGCCGAGAGCATCCAGCGCCACTGGGATAATCTACTTGTCCTGAAAGGCCCGAGGATGGTGGCCTTCCTGGACTTCGACAATTTCAAGGCGTTCAACGACAGCTACGGCTTCGCGTCGGGCGATCGGGCATTGCTGATGTTCGCAGGCCTGCTGCGGCGGCTGGAGAAATCGCGCGGCGCGTTCGTCGCCCATATCGGCGGGGACGATTTCCTGCTGAGCATGGGCTTGCCGGAAAGCGAGGGCGAGCAGGCGGTGCGCGACCTGCAGCTTCGCTTCGCCCAGGATGTCGAAAGCCTCTATACCGCGGACGATCGCGGAAAAGGCGGAATTACGGCAATCGACAGGTTCGGCGTGGCGCGCTTCTTCCCCCTGCTCCAGATCTCCGCAGGTGTGGTTCACCTGTCGCAGAATCGGGCGGGCATGACCCGCGAGGATATCGTCGAGCAGCTCAATGCCGCCAAAGCCGCCGCGAAACGCGCGGAAAACGGGCTGGCGGTGAGGCGCCTGCCCGAACGCAAACGCGCGCGCGCCTCTTCCATCCAGACCCGGAATGCCGCCTGA
- a CDS encoding acyl carrier protein has protein sequence MSDTADRVKKIVVEHLGVEAEKVTPDASFIDDLGADSLDIVELVMAFEEEFGVEIPDDAAEKIGTVGDAIKYIDDNKG, from the coding sequence ATGAGCGATACCGCTGACCGCGTGAAGAAGATTGTCGTCGAGCATCTCGGCGTTGAAGCCGAAAAGGTGACCCCGGACGCCAGCTTCATTGACGATCTGGGTGCCGACAGCCTCGACATCGTCGAGCTGGTCATGGCTTTCGAAGAAGAATTCGGTGTTGAAATACCTGACGACGCCGCCGAGAAGATCGGCACCGTCGGCGATGCGATCAAGTATATTGACGACAACAAGGGCTAA